A part of Streptomyces sp. NBC_01497 genomic DNA contains:
- a CDS encoding squalene/phytoene synthase family protein yields the protein MRSPRLRADYTAAARYLRRREPALYGVVRLQAPAGFLPHALTGASMLGFTDDVCDKGTPEDRVRQLDAWTAHVTRALDTGDSHHPLLRAFAHSAEEAGLPRHWFDTYLTGTRIDLEFPGFADEAAYQHYIDTLTWPGIMLSTGLTPHLVPDEEFATSCRLVADACQRTDLLTDLTEDVAEGRFALPRSDLDHYGVTHEDLVRGRPTAEVRALVLATADKARATLLEAGRVVGEVPVEYRPLVRVLLGLYHHRLDVIGAMGADVVRRPVRDNPADCLRLVADARREPLSLALSA from the coding sequence GTGCGCTCCCCCCGGCTGCGCGCGGACTACACCGCCGCCGCGCGGTACCTGCGCCGCAGGGAACCCGCCCTCTACGGCGTGGTCCGCCTGCAGGCGCCGGCCGGCTTCCTGCCGCATGCCCTGACCGGCGCCTCCATGCTCGGCTTCACCGACGACGTGTGCGACAAGGGCACTCCCGAGGACCGGGTACGCCAGCTCGACGCCTGGACCGCCCACGTCACGCGGGCCCTGGACACCGGCGACTCGCACCATCCGCTGCTGCGGGCCTTCGCGCACTCGGCCGAGGAGGCCGGCCTGCCGCGCCACTGGTTCGACACCTATCTGACCGGCACCCGGATCGACCTGGAGTTCCCCGGGTTCGCCGACGAGGCCGCCTACCAGCACTACATCGACACCCTGACCTGGCCCGGCATCATGCTGAGCACCGGCCTGACCCCGCACCTCGTGCCCGACGAGGAGTTCGCCACCTCCTGCCGGCTCGTCGCCGACGCCTGCCAGCGCACCGACCTGCTCACCGACCTCACCGAGGATGTGGCCGAGGGCAGGTTCGCGCTCCCGCGAAGCGACCTCGACCACTACGGCGTGACCCACGAGGACCTGGTCCGGGGCCGCCCCACGGCCGAGGTCCGGGCCCTGGTGCTCGCCACCGCGGACAAGGCCCGTGCGACGCTGCTGGAGGCGGGGCGCGTCGTCGGTGAGGTCCCCGTCGAGTACCGCCCGCTCGTCCGTGTCCTGCTCGGTCTCTACCACCACCGCCTCGACGTGATCGGCGCGATGGGCGCCGACGTCGTGCGCCGCCCGGTCCGGGACAACCCGGCGGACTGCCTGCGGCTGGTCGCGGACGCCCGCCGGGAGCCGCTGTCCCTGGCCCTGTCCGCGTGA
- a CDS encoding alginate lyase family protein, with protein sequence MAPASAAGPAAHPAAAPAVAAAPAAFVHPGVNLSTAQLDFVRGKVQAGTEPWKSAYNQMISSKYADLNRTPAPRANVECGSYSNPNNGCTDERQDAIAAYTDALAWYITRDDRYAQKSIQLMDAWSATIQQHTNSNAPLQTGWAGASWPKAAEIIKHVYGNWPNEGRFDTMLRNVYMPTLIKGSNSNGNWELTMMEAAVSISVYLDDKTDYDTAISKYLTRTAAYVYLPTDGSLPKTVPSQNLDTRDKIVSYWQGQSTFDASMAGVTQETCRDFTHTGYGISNIGHVYETARIQGQDLYPQVGERLRQALGFQSKFETGAASKPSTLCPGKNLTLGLGPITEVGFNALNTRKGVAMTNTQALTERQRPAGSNDLFVAWETLTNAKNPN encoded by the coding sequence ATGGCGCCCGCGTCGGCCGCAGGGCCCGCCGCGCACCCCGCCGCCGCCCCGGCGGTGGCCGCCGCGCCGGCCGCCTTCGTCCACCCGGGCGTGAACCTGAGCACCGCACAGCTCGACTTCGTGCGGGGCAAGGTCCAGGCCGGCACGGAGCCCTGGAAGTCCGCCTACAACCAGATGATCTCCAGCAAGTACGCCGACCTGAACCGGACGCCCGCGCCCCGGGCCAACGTCGAGTGCGGCTCGTACTCCAACCCCAACAACGGCTGTACCGACGAGCGTCAGGACGCGATCGCCGCGTACACCGACGCCCTCGCCTGGTACATCACCCGCGACGACCGGTATGCGCAGAAGTCGATCCAGCTCATGGACGCCTGGTCGGCCACCATCCAGCAGCACACCAACTCCAACGCCCCGCTGCAGACCGGCTGGGCGGGCGCCTCCTGGCCGAAGGCCGCGGAGATCATCAAGCACGTGTACGGGAACTGGCCGAACGAGGGCCGCTTCGACACGATGCTGCGCAACGTCTACATGCCGACCCTCATCAAGGGCTCCAACTCCAACGGGAACTGGGAGCTGACGATGATGGAGGCGGCGGTGAGCATCTCCGTCTACCTCGACGACAAGACGGACTACGACACGGCCATCTCCAAGTACCTGACCCGCACGGCCGCCTACGTCTACCTGCCCACGGACGGCAGCCTGCCGAAGACGGTACCGAGCCAGAACCTCGACACCCGCGACAAGATCGTCAGCTACTGGCAGGGCCAGTCGACGTTCGACGCCTCCATGGCGGGGGTCACGCAGGAGACCTGCCGCGATTTCACCCACACCGGCTACGGCATCTCGAACATCGGCCACGTCTACGAGACCGCGCGCATCCAGGGACAGGATTTGTACCCGCAGGTCGGCGAGCGGCTGCGGCAGGCTCTCGGCTTCCAGTCGAAGTTCGAGACGGGGGCCGCGTCCAAGCCCTCCACCCTGTGCCCGGGCAAGAACCTGACCCTCGGCCTCGGTCCGATCACCGAGGTCGGCTTCAACGCGCTGAACACCCGCAAGGGCGTCGCGATGACCAACACCCAGGCACTGACCGAGCGGCAGCGGCCCGCCGGGTCGAACGACCTGTTCGTCGCCTGGGAGACCCTCACGAACGCGAAGAACCCCAACTAG